Proteins encoded in a region of the Haloglomus salinum genome:
- a CDS encoding DR2241 family protein: protein MSDGAIAALVAAAEEGVEFDGLRAVRDGDGDAGYRFGTPEVTREGLTESEFRDACSNHPEYVDNWWFFEGVDRSPADRAFLRWLESGDAEDWDVATRYDALREGVVRSWGQVAVTAMLGAGGRRYELRHEDDIGTPLPDLDRHEDPLTARELVKHDDRGRYRPLKTAPTLPTGWAFVGLAGRDCTRALDLIYPATVANWHLEREGELDVDHWRPTMERQTGIYGVIETWDRGDGHEHVEWVAEACCEDSQCLKRREWQYDDETDLDADGGDGVFPCREPCSLVVAAARKWTRLEGEQSRTYEFELTPSEKEQVEAIIDAVADGRTEDIREADIYEGANRYRTRFLRAKRFDDEGNLCGVETDPDGEGTNEEEH from the coding sequence GTGAGCGACGGGGCCATCGCCGCGCTCGTAGCGGCGGCCGAGGAGGGGGTCGAATTCGACGGTCTCCGGGCCGTCCGCGACGGCGACGGGGACGCGGGCTACCGCTTCGGGACCCCCGAGGTGACCCGCGAGGGGCTCACGGAGTCGGAGTTCCGCGACGCCTGCAGCAACCACCCGGAGTACGTCGACAACTGGTGGTTCTTCGAGGGGGTCGACCGGTCGCCCGCCGACCGTGCGTTCCTCCGGTGGCTGGAGAGCGGCGACGCCGAGGACTGGGATGTGGCGACGCGCTACGACGCGCTCCGCGAGGGTGTCGTCCGTTCGTGGGGGCAGGTCGCCGTGACGGCGATGCTGGGCGCCGGCGGCCGCCGCTACGAGCTCCGCCACGAGGACGATATCGGTACCCCGCTCCCCGACCTCGACCGGCACGAGGACCCCCTGACAGCCCGGGAGCTGGTCAAGCACGACGACCGGGGCCGCTACCGACCGCTCAAGACCGCACCCACGCTCCCGACGGGCTGGGCCTTCGTCGGGCTGGCGGGACGCGACTGCACGCGCGCGCTCGACCTCATCTACCCCGCCACGGTAGCCAACTGGCACCTCGAACGCGAGGGCGAGCTGGACGTGGACCACTGGCGCCCGACGATGGAGCGACAGACCGGCATCTACGGCGTCATCGAGACGTGGGACCGCGGTGACGGCCACGAACACGTGGAGTGGGTCGCAGAAGCGTGCTGTGAGGACTCCCAGTGTCTCAAGCGCCGTGAGTGGCAGTACGACGACGAGACGGACCTCGACGCCGACGGCGGCGACGGCGTCTTCCCGTGCCGGGAACCCTGCTCGCTGGTCGTGGCGGCCGCGCGCAAGTGGACCCGGCTGGAGGGTGAACAGTCCCGGACCTACGAGTTCGAGTTGACGCCGAGCGAGAAGGAGCAGGTCGAGGCAATCATCGACGCCGTCGCGGACGGTCGTACCGAGGACATCCGCGAGGCCGACATCTACGAGGGCGCGAACCGATACCGGACGCGGTTCCTCCGAGCGAAGCGATTCGACGACGAGGGGAACCTCTGTGGCGTCGAGACCGACCCGGATGGGGAGGGGACGAACGAGGAGGAACACTGA
- a CDS encoding DUF7524 family protein, which yields MTDATDRLVVDLNQDGARSLAAPTSVTVDRSFTVDLQNHGMATHVHLHLDDTLSKVARLSNANLHVSSGDSRCVQVNVFEPEDGDYEPVTGRLKIAIAYGQETRFVDLTIDLSSHEPANVDPDLATPSSGSGGAERTAGGPKGTATDVSGAAGGSSPLARSRTVELLPAVLLGLVAVGLAAAAVVPAGTPNLSLGGLAVAAAVLAAAYLLLT from the coding sequence GTGACTGACGCGACCGACAGACTCGTCGTCGATCTCAACCAGGACGGCGCCCGGTCGCTGGCGGCGCCGACCTCGGTGACCGTCGACCGGTCGTTCACCGTGGACCTCCAGAACCACGGGATGGCCACGCACGTCCATCTCCACCTCGACGACACCCTCTCGAAGGTCGCACGGCTCTCGAACGCCAACCTCCACGTCTCCAGCGGGGACTCCCGCTGCGTCCAGGTCAACGTCTTCGAGCCCGAAGACGGCGACTACGAGCCGGTCACGGGCCGGTTGAAGATCGCCATCGCGTACGGGCAGGAGACACGGTTCGTCGACCTGACGATAGACCTCAGCAGCCACGAGCCAGCGAACGTCGACCCGGACCTGGCGACGCCCAGCAGCGGTAGTGGCGGCGCCGAACGGACAGCTGGGGGCCCGAAGGGGACGGCGACGGACGTCTCGGGGGCAGCCGGCGGCTCGTCGCCGCTGGCGCGGAGCCGGACGGTGGAACTGCTTCCGGCGGTCCTGCTGGGCCTCGTCGCGGTCGGACTCGCGGCCGCGGCGGTGGTGCCCGCGGGCACGCCGAACCTCTCGCTCGGCGGGCTGGCGGTTGCGGCGGCCGTGCTAGCGGCTGCCTATCTCCTCCTCACGTGA
- a CDS encoding methytransferase partner Trm112, translating into MKEDLMDIICCPLDKHDLDLEVIRRDEDDEILEGRLVCTECGEEYPIEDGIPNLLPPDMRDEAAA; encoded by the coding sequence ATGAAGGAGGACCTGATGGACATCATCTGCTGTCCCCTGGACAAGCACGACCTCGACCTGGAGGTCATCCGCCGGGACGAGGACGACGAGATTCTCGAGGGGCGCCTCGTCTGCACGGAGTGTGGCGAGGAGTACCCCATCGAGGACGGCATCCCGAACCTGCTCCCGCCGGATATGCGGGACGAGGCCGCGGCCTGA
- a CDS encoding MBL fold metallo-hydrolase yields MIRNLAQGQRGFTSNAFLVAGADVMSDGTDPGESGADVDGRTVLVDTGNEFDVVSVVERFVDDIDAVVLTHTHPDHVGNTEAAVDAFDVDVWGFDPDHHLVDHRIADGDTVELGAHSYEAIHTPGHKEDHLCFHSPEAGVLFAGDLIFAGGSFGRTDLPEGNREVLIDSIDRILEAVGPDLREFHTGHGPSVTKSPYEDIELSARAARTM; encoded by the coding sequence GTGATTCGGAACCTCGCGCAGGGACAGCGTGGCTTCACCAGCAACGCGTTCCTGGTCGCCGGCGCGGACGTGATGAGCGACGGGACCGACCCGGGGGAGTCGGGGGCCGATGTCGACGGGCGGACGGTGCTCGTGGATACCGGTAACGAGTTCGACGTCGTCTCCGTGGTCGAGCGCTTCGTCGACGATATCGACGCGGTCGTCCTCACCCACACCCACCCGGACCACGTCGGGAACACCGAGGCCGCCGTCGACGCGTTCGACGTGGACGTCTGGGGGTTCGACCCGGACCACCATCTCGTCGACCACCGCATCGCCGACGGCGACACCGTCGAGCTAGGCGCCCACTCCTACGAGGCCATCCACACGCCAGGCCACAAGGAGGACCACCTCTGCTTCCACTCGCCGGAGGCGGGCGTCCTGTTCGCGGGTGACCTCATCTTCGCCGGGGGGAGCTTCGGGCGGACCGACCTCCCCGAAGGGAACCGGGAGGTTCTCATCGACAGCATCGACCGCATCCTGGAGGCCGTCGGCCCAGACCTGCGCGAGTTCCACACCGGCCACGGCCCGAGCGTCACGAAGTCCCCGTACGAGGATATCGAGTTGTCCGCGCGGGCGGCGCGGACGATGTGA
- a CDS encoding TspO/MBR family protein, which translates to MSYINVDRPGREALFAVALVVAVNALGAAPSLFVGADTTWFDRPWFFPPTIAFPVVWTLLFTLMGVALYLVWRAEADARDTRLALVAFAGQFALNVAWTPAFFGLQRPGLGLVIIVLLWVAIVATIAAFDRVDRRAALLLVPYLAWVSFAAVLNYAIYAG; encoded by the coding sequence ATGAGCTACATCAACGTCGACCGGCCGGGTCGGGAGGCACTGTTCGCGGTGGCGCTGGTCGTCGCGGTGAACGCGCTGGGTGCGGCACCGTCGCTGTTCGTCGGCGCGGACACCACCTGGTTCGACCGCCCCTGGTTCTTCCCGCCGACCATCGCCTTCCCGGTGGTCTGGACGCTCCTGTTCACGCTCATGGGTGTCGCGCTCTACCTGGTCTGGCGGGCCGAGGCAGACGCCCGTGACACCCGACTCGCGCTGGTGGCGTTCGCCGGCCAGTTCGCGCTCAACGTCGCGTGGACGCCGGCCTTCTTCGGCCTCCAGCGCCCGGGGCTCGGCCTCGTGATAATCGTGCTCCTCTGGGTCGCCATCGTCGCCACCATCGCCGCCTTCGACCGCGTGGACCGCCGCGCGGCACTACTGCTGGTTCCCTATCTCGCGTGGGTGTCGTTCGCCGCCGTGCTGAACTACGCCATCTACGCCGGGTGA
- a CDS encoding universal stress protein, which translates to MVTYLIGTDGEAASDAICDDLEQTSLGPDDHLVVVNVQMTDDVPHIREGKAALEVFEERFADGPEVEVHQLNRGKAPSRELVDYAETVDADRMLIALRRHSRTERVIFGSVAHSLLQRVTIPITLVPLDEGAD; encoded by the coding sequence ATGGTCACGTACCTCATCGGAACGGACGGAGAGGCGGCCAGCGACGCCATCTGCGACGACCTCGAACAGACCAGCCTGGGACCGGACGACCACCTCGTGGTCGTCAACGTCCAGATGACGGACGACGTGCCCCACATCCGGGAGGGGAAGGCCGCACTGGAGGTGTTCGAGGAGCGCTTCGCGGACGGGCCCGAGGTGGAGGTCCACCAGCTCAACCGCGGGAAGGCCCCTTCGCGCGAACTCGTCGACTACGCCGAGACGGTCGACGCCGACCGGATGCTCATCGCGCTCCGGCGACACTCGCGCACCGAGCGCGTCATCTTCGGCAGCGTCGCCCACTCGCTCCTCCAGCGCGTCACCATCCCCATCACGCTCGTCCCGCTCGACGAGGGGGCCGACTAG
- a CDS encoding ATPase has protein sequence MQLLVAGGDRVDAGKTTFSVGLLAETGATGYKPRAGNDYWFDHDDYRRAVDDGRLYGKDAKRLAAAAPGGYRPEAINPVHRLWTPTPGAGKGLLGQDGREFLVDRVGGMAPDAEPSFVVNETADLPDGLAERLPLGDARRVSDLDEANAAMADLHRPAMESVAEAVTAADRAVVESYADIARPLTGFEPDAVAVVEPRRARIYGGERYANACEVASGSAHEGRLEERVGNVIELLEPRARVELPALTGAEREDPDRVAEAYGPAYEALLAAAFD, from the coding sequence ATGCAACTGCTCGTCGCCGGCGGAGACCGCGTGGACGCCGGGAAGACGACGTTCTCGGTGGGGCTACTGGCCGAGACCGGCGCGACCGGCTACAAACCCCGCGCGGGAAACGACTACTGGTTCGACCACGACGACTACCGCCGGGCCGTCGACGACGGCCGACTCTACGGCAAGGACGCGAAGCGACTCGCCGCGGCCGCCCCCGGTGGCTACCGACCCGAGGCCATCAACCCGGTCCACCGCCTGTGGACGCCGACGCCCGGCGCGGGCAAGGGACTGCTCGGCCAGGACGGGCGCGAGTTCCTCGTCGACCGGGTCGGCGGGATGGCACCCGATGCGGAGCCGTCGTTCGTGGTGAACGAGACCGCCGACCTCCCGGACGGACTCGCGGAGCGTCTTCCCCTCGGGGACGCGCGCCGGGTCTCCGACCTCGACGAGGCGAACGCGGCGATGGCCGACCTCCACCGTCCGGCCATGGAGTCCGTCGCCGAGGCGGTCACCGCGGCCGACCGTGCCGTCGTCGAGTCGTACGCGGATATCGCGCGCCCGCTGACGGGTTTCGAACCGGACGCCGTCGCGGTCGTCGAGCCACGCCGCGCCCGCATCTACGGTGGCGAGCGCTACGCGAACGCCTGCGAGGTGGCCTCGGGCAGCGCTCACGAGGGGCGACTGGAGGAGCGCGTCGGGAACGTCATCGAGCTGCTGGAGCCCCGAGCGCGCGTGGAACTGCCCGCGCTCACGGGCGCCGAACGCGAGGACCCCGACCGCGTCGCCGAGGCCTACGGCCCGGCGTACGAGGCGTTGCTGGCGGCGGCGTTCGACTGA
- a CDS encoding DNA double-strand break repair nuclease NurA, with the protein MTLDPVHFKAITRLAGRVSREDAERDHRDFAETVWNEFLDPLRSDGAVVLESLGEHRRRRVHAEDIALAEDPFPTRHGLDSGTINPTTFKNGLVVDVAQAAMSAVPSDVDLHRGRTMVTAVHTNDATTTFEEDWRMDDEGFVRGRVLHVPRVDRTVTPVVHELALYLAEITHAYRNREVVDDLLVLDGPVYPKGLLTWADRDPELQELLAAEEQPQEIIGQYVRMVEHFAERGVPLIGFVKTPVSRQVTRTIREKEGSAPWVNDAAFFSQVLAPDTYGTDERERDTSSLTFTNWFTSRGGTDGALSAPSVPYDIQRERDPADYEVTFCMLYDPRTDTVYRVESPAVFTRDPDLRERLTRHVLKSVATERGPPLAVRKADQLARISRRETVALREALERAFDSELDTNYGDERAAKWGLE; encoded by the coding sequence ATGACCCTGGACCCGGTCCACTTCAAGGCCATCACGCGACTCGCGGGCCGGGTGTCCCGCGAGGACGCCGAGCGGGACCACCGCGACTTCGCCGAGACCGTCTGGAACGAGTTCCTCGACCCGCTCCGGAGCGACGGTGCGGTCGTGCTGGAGTCGCTCGGCGAGCACCGGCGCCGGCGCGTCCACGCCGAGGACATCGCGCTCGCCGAGGACCCGTTCCCGACCCGACACGGCCTCGACTCGGGAACCATCAACCCGACCACCTTCAAGAACGGCCTCGTCGTCGACGTGGCCCAGGCCGCGATGAGTGCGGTCCCCTCCGACGTGGACCTCCACCGCGGCCGGACGATGGTGACCGCCGTCCACACCAACGACGCGACCACGACCTTCGAGGAGGACTGGCGGATGGACGACGAGGGCTTCGTCCGCGGGCGCGTGCTGCACGTCCCGCGCGTCGACCGCACGGTGACACCCGTCGTCCACGAACTCGCGCTCTACCTCGCAGAGATCACACACGCCTACCGCAACCGCGAGGTGGTGGACGACCTGCTCGTCCTCGACGGGCCGGTCTACCCGAAGGGGCTGCTGACGTGGGCCGACCGCGACCCCGAACTGCAGGAACTGCTCGCCGCCGAGGAGCAACCCCAGGAGATTATCGGCCAGTACGTCCGGATGGTCGAGCACTTCGCCGAGCGTGGCGTACCGCTCATCGGCTTCGTGAAGACGCCCGTCTCCCGGCAGGTCACCCGGACCATCCGCGAGAAGGAGGGCTCGGCACCGTGGGTGAACGACGCCGCGTTCTTCTCGCAGGTGCTCGCTCCCGACACCTACGGCACGGACGAGCGCGAGCGTGACACCTCGAGCCTCACCTTCACCAACTGGTTCACCTCCCGCGGGGGAACCGACGGCGCACTCTCGGCACCCTCGGTCCCGTACGACATCCAGCGTGAGCGCGACCCGGCCGACTACGAGGTGACCTTCTGTATGCTGTACGACCCCCGCACGGACACGGTGTACCGGGTGGAGTCGCCGGCCGTGTTCACCCGCGACCCCGACCTCCGCGAGCGCCTGACCCGGCACGTCCTGAAGTCCGTCGCCACCGAGCGCGGGCCGCCGCTGGCGGTCCGGAAGGCCGACCAGCTGGCCCGCATCTCCCGACGTGAGACAGTCGCGCTCCGGGAGGCGCTGGAACGGGCCTTCGACTCGGAACTGGACACGAACTACGGCGACGAGCGGGCGGCGAAGTGGGGGCTGGAGTGA
- a CDS encoding DUF7113 family protein: MLLVEGSAGGTTLTGTLYEPGEEAPSFKGAPDDGSPYVWVCDAFYEVESGGQVQQVGDRELRVAFETPMPRGFEEREAAIEAAKEHVRTQFARLGVVGDTVEVEIVQSAELPEN; this comes from the coding sequence ATGTTACTCGTCGAAGGGAGTGCCGGGGGAACCACCCTGACCGGGACCCTGTACGAACCGGGTGAGGAGGCTCCCTCGTTCAAGGGGGCGCCCGACGACGGCTCGCCGTACGTCTGGGTCTGCGACGCGTTCTACGAGGTCGAGTCCGGCGGCCAGGTCCAGCAGGTCGGCGACCGTGAACTCCGTGTCGCGTTCGAGACGCCGATGCCGCGAGGATTCGAGGAGCGCGAGGCGGCAATCGAGGCGGCGAAGGAGCACGTCCGAACCCAGTTCGCACGACTGGGCGTCGTCGGGGACACCGTCGAGGTAGAGATCGTCCAGAGCGCGGAACTTCCGGAGAACTGA